In Armatimonadota bacterium, a single genomic region encodes these proteins:
- the rpsL gene encoding 30S ribosomal protein S12, with the protein MPTIAQLVRHGREPLRGKSKSPALQGSPQKRGVCIQVKTTTPKKPNSALRKIARVRLTNGMEVTAYIPGIGHNLQEHSVVLIRGGRVKDLPGIRYHIIRGALDAAGVAERRRGRSKYGAKRPKTA; encoded by the coding sequence GTGCCGACGATTGCCCAACTGGTGCGCCACGGGCGGGAGCCGCTCCGCGGCAAGAGCAAGTCGCCTGCGCTGCAGGGCAGCCCGCAAAAGCGGGGCGTCTGCATCCAGGTGAAGACGACGACGCCCAAGAAGCCGAACTCGGCGCTGCGGAAGATCGCCCGGGTGCGGCTGACCAACGGGATGGAGGTGACCGCCTACATCCCGGGGATCGGGCACAACCTGCAGGAGCACTCGGTCGTCCTCATCCGCGGCGGGCGGGTGAAGGACCTGCCGGGCATCCGCTACCACATCATTCGCGGCGCGCTCGACGCCGCGGGGGTGGCCGAGCGCCGGCGGGGCCGGTCGAAGTACGGGGCCAAGCGCCCGAAGACGGCCTGA
- the rpsG gene encoding 30S ribosomal protein S7, translating to MPRKGPVPQREIPGDPVYGNSVVARLINRVMERGKKSLAERIVYQAFREVQEKAGQDPVKVLDRALQNVMPVLEVRPRRVGGATYQVPVEVRPERRLSLGLRWLVVYARQRKDRRGMPAKLAAELLDAAAGQGGAVKKREDTHRMAEANKAFAHYRW from the coding sequence ATGCCACGCAAGGGTCCGGTGCCGCAGCGCGAGATCCCGGGCGATCCGGTCTACGGGAACTCGGTGGTGGCCCGCCTGATCAACCGGGTGATGGAGCGCGGCAAGAAGAGCCTGGCCGAGCGGATCGTCTACCAGGCCTTCCGCGAGGTGCAGGAGAAGGCGGGGCAGGACCCGGTCAAGGTGCTGGACCGGGCCCTGCAAAACGTCATGCCGGTCCTGGAGGTGCGGCCGCGCCGGGTGGGCGGGGCGACCTACCAGGTGCCGGTGGAGGTGCGCCCGGAGCGGCGGCTGTCGCTGGGGCTGCGCTGGCTGGTGGTCTACGCCCGACAGCGCAAGGACCGGCGGGGCATGCCGGCCAAGCTGGCGGCGGAGCTCCTGGACGCCGCCGCGGGCCAGGGCGGCGCCGTGAAGAAGCGGGAGGACACGCACCGGATGGCCGAGGCCAACAAGGCGTTCGCGCACTATCGGTGGTAA